The Anabrus simplex isolate iqAnaSimp1 chromosome 6, ASM4041472v1, whole genome shotgun sequence genome includes the window cccataggtgtgggaaaaagtggtaggaaaagaaaggaaattttTGTTTGAATTTGTACTTATGCAGATACATTCTTTTCATTAAGCTGTTTACTTGCACTAATATTAACACCAGAGCAAAGCTGGAACGGGCTGCTAGTGAAAcaataaaacaacaaaaataagaataatagcACAGCAACTGAAAACTGCCACAGAGGCAAAAGGCTTACAAGAAAGCGATCACGTGCTACAGACAGGAAACTCGACACAGCCAATAGTAACCAAGCAGGCAGCCATACTGTTGATTCCTGCCAAATCTGTCACATAGTTACTCTAAAAGTACAGACTGTTGTTAAACCAAGTTATGGTCACATTAAGTCAATACTCCACACAATACTTTGATATGATATTGTGTAAAGTCACTGGTTTATAAAGGTCCTAATCCAATTTCATACTCCACACCTTTCTTAAATGATAATTGATTGAAATTAAAAATGCCTGCCAGACTTAACTGGGACTAATGATGATCACCAACCAGGAGTACCATGAGAAAACTCAAGATTAATTTACCATGCATAAAAGTTTTAAAAAGCACTTCCAATCCTTTTATCTATATAATAGAGCACATCTGAATTAACTTACCTCTATACTCGAGATCACTGGGGTAACCAGCATTCTTTCTTCTTGCTGTGCCTGAGGTTTGCTTCTTCGTGCCTCCTTTCTCATTTCCTTCCTCATCCTCCCCACGAGAAGGAGCATTTATCACTGTCACATAATACGGGTTTTCCTTAGGACCTTCAACGTGAATTACAGGTCCTCTAGACCTGCTACTACTGGTATTACTACCACTATCATAGGAAACTGTGCCTTGCGCCTGATCACGAGAAAATGCTGCTTCTGACTTGAGTGACCCTTTCTTTTTAAGTATTGGACTATCACGACTGTTACTACTGTTTTCACCCTGGAAGAGTTTTGAACGTTTCACTTTCTTTAACTGGCTGGTACCAGGTGAGTCATCGAACGGCCGTTTCtgttgcttctttttcttctttggtGTACTATCAGTAGAGGAAGGGCCAAAAATGCTCTCCGAGGATCTTCGTTTGCCATTCCTTGAGCCCTTTGGCCTTCCACGTTTTATGCTGGAGGCAGGTTTTGTTTCTAGAGACACTGAACCAAGAGTAGTTAAAGTCTCAAGAGCTTTGGTGGTAGGTGAAACTTCCATTGAAATTGGAGAGGAAGTATCCTCTACTTTATGTGGATCTATATTTTCATCAGTTTCTACAATACCAGCGAACATTTTCTCCAATTCAGTTTCAACTTCAATAAAGGCATTCTTTACTTCAGGTTTTGGTTCTATAGACTTGTCCAACTGATCTGACACTAACGCTGACAAGAGGGCATCTGCATCATCTTGCTGATCACTGGCTGATTTTCTACGTATCCTCTGATTTGCTGGTTTCGGGGATTGCGATGGTGATGAACCTTCACTGGAGGTACGGCGACGATTTTTTTCTGTTTTCTCAACGCCAGTAGTGTTACTACTGAGATCGTCTGCAAGATTCTCAACAGACTTCTCAGTTGGCtgctcaactttattttctgagatGGCATTCACTACACTTATGTCTTTAATTTCTACTGGAAGTTCAGCTTCTTGATGTTTGTGACTTTCCTCAGAAATATTACTATCATCAAGATTGCTACTTTTCGTGCCTTCAGCATCACTTGATGTTTTAGACACCCTTATGGGTTTATCTAACTTCCTCTTTCGgcgaggtttaccattttccacatcATCGTTGCTGAAAGTAGGGGACACTACATCTTCCTCACGAACTGTTGTTGGGGATTTATGAACAGGAGTGACAACACTGCTAGACTTTGGTGGTGAAAGGGCTGGAGAAGGTGTCCGCACATCTCTACCAAACCCGCTGCTACTATCTTCATTGGTAACAGCAGGGGAGACTATCACTGATGCAGGAGCCACCACTACAGTACTAACTGGCGTTTGGAGAGGCTGTTCAGTTCCCGAGTTAACACTGCCAAGTTTTTTACTACCACTTTCAACCAGATTCTCCAAAATAGAATCAACTTTCTTAGTCCGTTTTAAGCTCCCACTTTTTGGTGAACGAACGGGAGAGGTGGAATCTTTGGGTGTGGACTGGGTAGGAGAAGGTATTGAAAGGCTATCTTCAGATTGTCTCACTAAAGATGCAGAACTACTAGCTGGAACTGAGGTTGATTCAACAGATACAGACGACTGCTCTACAGCACTTGTTCTTATGATGGGATTGCTTCTCTCCTGACTTTCTACTGACGGTGGTCTTGCAGGTGGAACTGGAGTTACTCTGCCTGGCGTAGGAGAAGGTTTACTGCTATCCAATCGACTATCACTGGGTGCCAACGAGGGTACATCGTTCTTCTTCTCTACTTTATTCTCACTATTCAATGGTGATGGACTGggagatgttgatgatgatgatgatgaagaggaagatGCAACAGTTGTAACAACCTGAGGAGCACATTTTGGCTTTTCTCTAGGAGGAGTCTGTGCAATCACACTAACAGTCTCCTTGGACACTGGGCTTTTGCTTTCTACAGCACTTTTTGGTTTGAGTATATCTCTGTCTGAAGTAACAGAAGAAGAATTATCAGGAAGGGAACCTGGTATGGGTACTGTACCACTACTACTGCCAATTCCACTGTCGGAACTTACTTCACCATTCAATGGTGTTGGTGGGGATGTCACATTTGTGCTACTTACAGAAGCAGAGGATGCAATGATACTTCCATTCCTTATTGTGGAATGTTCTGGTAGTTTGTCAGTACGAGTTAATGGAATTGGTACAGATTGTTGAGGCATTCTTTGATATGCCTCACCACTTGCAGGGGATAAGTCAACTGATTCCTGTTGGTGAGCAGCAGCAGGAGTCTGACCACGATACGAACCAGCTTGTGCAGCAGCTGCAGCAGGAGTCCTATTCATCTCCTGATTAACCAACATCTGCAAACTGAAGAGAGGATTGCCAGGACCTCCACTATTGGTGCCACTGTTCGTCTGGGGGTGAGAAGAAGCAGGAGGACCTCTTCCAACTTCGTGACTTCCTGGAGCTTTAGTTACTGGCATCCCCAGGTTATTCCACGCTCCTGGCACCACAGGATGATGAGGAGAATGCCGATCAGCACCAGGAGCACTGCTCATGTGAGCATGCTGAGGTGGACCTTGCATTCCTCTACCAGGACCCATCATCGATGGATGTGGAGGAGGATAGTAACCTGGTCCTTGAGGACCTCCCATTCCACTTCCAGGATGCAACCCCATGCCTGGAAGAGAAAATTAGAATAGAATAAACACAAAACCTATATTGCAGATGCAAAAATAAGAAAAGTTCAGTCACATTTTAAAAATCTAATATTTCTTGTCTGAGTATAACTTGTAAAGTATACAATAGAACAATGTCATATTTGAGCAATGTGTAATGAAGATTCTTGTTGAGACACTGTGACACATCAACATTAAATATGACTAATTAACCCCCTAAATACTGTTACAGATAACCAAGATTCAATAGGTGGTAGATAAACAGCACCCAATATCCCACTCCCTCCGGCGCCACtgttaacacgatggggaacatggctggatgcagctttgtattatgctcagcacatagaagtattcaaagaggttgtaaattaattggactcgaatgaagctgcatcaatacaaacagtaCAAAACATTCTGTCAGGCACTGAGTTAGAGGAGAATCttgtttttataatttttttgCCAAACGCCACGTCGTCACTGGAAGCTGTAGTatctcccttaaaggaaatacttactgtTTTGGAAAAAACTACATCCATTCTAAATTCTGTTCCTGGCAGTATAgaacaaaaagtgaaagaaaaaataaattatgtaacttcaaaaaataCTGGTCATAAACAGTTGTGCAATATTCAAGACATTCTCGAAGGAAAAAATCTGCcacaccaagagacttgcctctttctgtggagcagttatcattATTTAAATATaccccaataacatcttgtgatgtggaaagaagttttttatgttacaaaagtgttttgcgagacaacagacgatttttttagttgaaaatttgtgcaaagtgatggttgtgaactgcaattcatcactcagcattaACAGCAAGACCATTTATGCTTGAACCTccaaggaataaatgtaagtttattattattaatactaacctgacttgtctactgccattttcTCATTTTAGTAATActgcatatttattggcatattctcaagtttttaagagcatatttatATGCATATGTCTTAGATTTTCAGGGCATGAACTTCTGAGCCTTAATAATGAGGATTCTTGTAAGGACAAATGAGATAAACCCTTGAAGATTCAATAATCAGTGGTATGCATAAAACACAGGACTAAGAGTTTGTAGTAAATACTAAAATTTGTATGCAGGAATTTCCTTAGCAAATGCTTTTACTCTTACCAAAGTCCCTGGAGCTTGGACATTTGCTAAGATGGGTAGTAATTACAATGAATCATATACACAAACCCTAGCAATTGCTTTTACTCCTGTTTACCAAGCTAATTCATTGTCTGCCCCAAGCTTTGATTCAATTCCTTATAATTTCATTATACGTGTcttgtggccatgattgttaacccctcagcgccgaccactatacgtggtatagacccccttttcttccgtagccgccgacctctatacgtggtatagacccatacatggtttcgcatttacggctatagcgcgaagagttttggtgttatggatatgcaaattgttttgtttccaagaagacattttcgggtttatcagtgttctaaataagtattgaaaatcgttaaagtgtagctgcttttgcaaggataaatatatgtcaattatgtctgagcagcaatccctgcttttttaatagtccgtttgcttcattctttcccacagaataaaataaagaaatgatgatctgagaagtttgtcttttcgtgtgatgttctttgctctaattttgtattaagagtgcggtttatttattatatttgtctttatttctcagcttgtagtcttttcgtaactctctacgagtactctgtataggcatcagttagtgctgctttctgtcatacgacacgagaagcagttgtgcatggtatatatctcgtttgaaagacgatgtatcgaccttttaatctgaaatatgcatcgagttgttttgattcgtcataaatgttattcccctcattcagtttcgtcctgccgctttcggtcccgctgcagcttcatcagcttgtgtgacggcaccgcgctcaatggctaacTCCTGCTaagtgtagcgtgcttgaaatattgtataattcaaatgaaagtttagtcggaagtagtagtggcagtattagcagtagtgataatgaaatagatgatgtagcagtggtaaatgatgagagtgacgatgaggaggaaccagtacttggaaatttcgtgtaggaggctatagatatgcatacaggtcaaagggaagctttcaacagtgaattatgattcctagattctccaataatatttagacaagtcacagggacaaacattgagcagttatcttatcagtttcagctgatggaaggtttgtttacgtagtacaaaatacgcttctcgggcgggaaacgaaatattcaaggccggcgcgcatcagataatacagttccaaggttgcaggaaatacgttttatcaggaaattagcacccaagagtgagaattCCAAACCTCAGAGatgttgtatcgcgtgttcaaaacacggtgaaaagaagacatcggtgtacggctgccaggagtgtgccttgggtctctgtctcgaagagtgcttcgaactctatcacacggaactaaattactaaggaaatgtgaaacaattatgtaattatcttcatgtaaatagttctaccataaggaattccaaatttcgtgaatatcgggccactcttatactagtagtaacgctttaagtgaatcaatgtatttcagccgcgcgtagttgaaatctcatccggccgcgggataggaagctctttaaacggctgcgacgctgaagGGTTAAGGCGTTAGCAGTGGCAAAGATAGGACTCGTGACCCTCCCTcacacttaaccacataaattaCATAATACACATATTGGAGAAATATACCATTCTataataaaatcaaagataacaaAAAGCTAAATAACAGATTTTGAGAACATATAACGAAGAAAGGAacaaagcaaagctcaacaaataaaagaaATCCAGAGCATTAAAGTAAAAAGAGCAAAAAATCATTAGGAAAAACGTAAAagacaaactgaaaaatataaaccaATGCATAAACAGATTAcataataaattgaaaaacaagtatggcaataaacagtgatctatgtacatgagctaaaagctaaatattatgtacatttacactataacaataaaaataatgcagGTATAACCCCaattttgtgtgacctcgatttagcgtaaacccgcatttaacggaagaaatgTACAATCCCggaaattattccataagagcaatgcaattttatattcgatttaatgtaattcacaatagggcaaaaCCCACATATactgttaaggaaatgttaaaattctcaaatatttatttctatttgtttaggttatgggacattaagaacctatgaaaaagatgTCGTAAGCTTGtaaaggatgattcaaggcagaagaatTTAGAGCGTGGGCACTTAGTCCTAAAGTAAGATGTCGAACTCGGATAGACATCCGACCGCGGCTGCTGTAGTAGAACAcctgttttaatgacaatgttcttataaccttcgaaaattcctatattaatctgcgcaatattcttcggttacagtgagaaccctTTTACCGATGCATCCGTTACTATGGGCAAATGTGGGCATTAGTTTTTACTCGTTATCAATATTAATACACTCTACTCCAGCCTTTGAattgaatgtgatcgatcatcttccatATTATTGGCCGCTACGCGTGAGCGAGTTGATCTTGAGCAAGACTGCTCACAACTCCGACGGGTGTAAACGAACATCGGGAGAACATgcttttgcaataagtgcaatgacagcagttgatatctccttagaaataaaggctgaaggaaacgattgcttaattttattaTGTACTgacataaaataagaatgtgatatttCTCGTTCTCAAGATAcagcggtgtgcataactaatttcagaggttaggttaagTACTTTcgcgtcttgttaaatttcagaaaggctgttcccatataaatttatagtgaaaatgttgttattattattattattattattattattattattattattattattattattattattattatacacagagACTGAAATGTGTTTCCATAATATGTTCACAGTAaactaggttaggtgacgccgtttgacgtaagaaaattgaaatgtttgccacaaaccTCTGGAGCaatgctattacaatttttaagaatgaaaatgAATATGCATGTTCAGAACATTAGAATTAGAAAATACGTGCTAATGAGTAAGCCGCTgcttggaaatcttttaagatgagTATTAATTAGACATGTTTCAACTGAGATATCTTCAGTAAAACATCTTGAATAAAAATGACATTAAGAATAAAATTATGGAATGTATGTTAAAATATTGCTTAAAGTTCATGATAAAGTAAAATGGAAAGTATAAATCGGCATGTTATCTTGTGTGTTCCGGTTTGCAATGTTGCAAGGCTCAGCCTCTTGTCCATGAATAAACTTGAATATTTTCTGTTCAGATGTCTCTATTGGTCGGAGGTCTCAATTACAGATGATGTGTTCTCATGAGAGGAACCATCAATAACTTTAATCTTTaatggaattaaaaattacttATGAATGTGAACAAAAAGCTAGACGTCTCAGCTAACTGTGTTAACTTACATTCTGTAGCCCACTCAACCATTCTGCGTCCGCTGATTGCGAAGTTTCCCCTCTCAACAGCTGTGTTCTTACAGATGAGGTGCGGGTAGTACTATTGGAAGGGGATGGTGGTGACGGGGAGGGCATGACTTGCGGGAGTGTGGGGGAAACTTCTGAAGTTGGCCAAAATGGAAATTGCAAGCATGATCATGTACAAGTGTGTAGTGGCTGCACTCAAACCACAAATGGCAAGTTTGCTACCACTCAGTCTAAACATTCTCCCACTATGGGCCTCTTTATCAAAGCGACTGATCACAGTTCAGCAcctgtaaaggtggaattatctCTCTGGTGATCAGATCCTTGATTCTGCACACAGAGTCATCTGATAATTGTATAAATAATGCAAATAATGTATATAACGTAATAAAACTGAAGCTGGTATGCGATTTTGAAACTATCTTTTATTCTCAATATCAAAATCTATTTTAACATATCGTAAAAATGGGTTGATTGAAAcataaatttggttgtgtataatCATTTactgattattttttaaatttggacCCAACTGAGAGTCTATACAGAAGTCAAAATCATGTTCTTATCCAGTTTTTGGAGCATTCATTTACAGTATTCTccttaggacctttttaatggaccctgccatttttacagaccgtccggctaacataacctagttacataatattaatacatatttcagtcattgggtgctccaaattaaaatttaaatactgtaaaactgtttattcaaatgataaatcattattgcCAGTATAgctgcatcaattacatcagagatTAATTGTTTACCTAAACTATGACGTAGTATCGTGCGCGAGCGATGTTGATTGCGTGGGACGTCACAAACCTGAATGGCACTTCACGGCAACCGAGTGGTAAGCTCCgctgttacatgattatgaattaacagtagaacactagaagatcAAAATAATCTGTTATATCTGTTCAagctaataaaaataaaatagtccaATAAGTTAATATTTaactgtctgatattattgttaatgtctgaggggaataaactgaaattttatcacattcaattttttacatagtattctcAGTCCGGCTACATATTCCTGCCACTCAATCGACGAAAATTTCCGGGGAGAACACTGTTTTAGTTAGTGGTTTAACCATCTCGGCCAGGTCTTTTAGTGACAATGCTATAGGAAAGtggtaggactgagaaggaagcttCTGTGGCAAAATATTCGGCAGCAGTTGTCGCAGAGATCGCAGCAGGAATTGCAAAAATAAACAAGTGCCATGATACCGATCGACTTTTTGATGTCAGTTCTTTGGTGCTGTTAGTTGAGGATTACATTTCACCTCTAGAGTGGTCTAGGACTAGGATAGTTCAAGTTCGCCCTGGatgagatggtgaggtgagggttgtcactgTTCGAACGGCTAGTGGAACTTTCACCCTAAGCATCAAGAAGATACGCCCTCTTCCCATTGAAAAGGATAATGACAAAGAGAACTGAGTTAAAAATTTCCTGTGATTTCTTTGACTTTGCAATATTAGTCATCGAAGATATAACTTAACTACaatatttatttcttttaatgATAAAAAATATCTATGTATGCAAGCTTTGCAGTCACATGATAAGACGATTTTATAAGCTTTTTAAAGAgaagattacaatagttagttgaaaggACTCCTTTCAAGGGGGGTAAAATGTTAGGAGATTTTCATTATTTGAAGTTGGCAGCTTCTGGGCCAATTTCTGATTGGttggataataatgtatttttgagAATTGTTAACACATTGGGGACTGTGTCTTAAGGTGGCATATGGGCAAGGAAGACCGCCATATTTTGAAGGTctttaaaaaattgtagaaaatagtaggtaggttgcaattTTAACACTATACATAACCAAAAAATCAAAAGTGTCTATTCTACAGATGaaaaagttgcattaagatctACTGAATactttcacattacacattttccaacgttatgccttttgcaacaacaaaacatgtctgacaacaaagtcttacacataatgagcttgagtgtggaatagtttgaagcattcagggtGGCTCCGTACAGTCAAATCCAATGCAACGCAACCACGACAGCAATAACAACATATCAGCATACAGTTATAgacgaggaaggagccaccactctgcaTCAGAATACTTACGCACAACCTAGACTACAATTTACTCCAACACTTAAATATAATaccaatcacagctgcacatatttACCTCCGTCTATATACTGGATTTGTTAATAATAGAGGATTTTACCACCCATACAAGTGGAGACATTTTAACATAAAATAGGACATCCTAAGAGAGCACTGCCTATGAATGCAAGCACTGATTTATTCTGTAACTATATTGGACTCAAAACAAGAACGTAGACTTACACAAGACGTATAAATTCATTGCAACGAAACTGTTTTATAGGCATTattataaaggattttaacatgtactgtgtattttaatatgtgattttaacaagcactatgtaTATTAAAGTGTTTAATGTACTTGTAACTTAGAATTAAGTTTAAGTTAAGTTCCACAAACAAATTTTAGACCTAAAAGATAACTCCACACCTAAGTACCTGAATTGTATTATATTAATAATTTTACTctcaaacatgcccaatttggatgCTTGGATATAATGCTTCCCCATGGCTTCTCCATTTAGAAAGGCACATTAACTATTATTTGACATATGTAAAGGTATCAATGTAcagatgatgatgactgtttagggtcaaaaccggtcctgtagttaataataaaattgtattgataaggtggaaccttttcttatctatatattagtgaactatcaatacggaaatgaaacttgtaAATCAAGAAGCTATGGAGGTAATACAGGAAGTTTTCGAAGATTGTGTGGTTAATTAACCTTCTAGGCGTGTTTGACATCAGAGGGATAACATTTTGAAcgtcaaatgtaatgccaggtaggtttcagactaatagtttcactagaaatagatttctataagtgtgaattgctgtgagtagtggggaggaaaaacgtgcattataccggctagcgaccgagtgtcattgcAACATCATAATCTattatcttcatttccgtattgattggtactaTAATATAAGGAAAACTGAgaagtttccaccttatcaatacattaatttattactCTAAAATGGTCAAATCATtcaataccggtttcgatccctatgggatcatcctcagttgacacacaatgaaatatttataaaaacatcacatgtaagatTGTATCTGGTAAGActagttcaattaaattaaatatgaaagttgttaggttgttagtgagaaagtatttgtatgtgtgtggTACGTGACCATACTATGTCTAGGCTGATATACATTGAGGAGATCTTACATTTGTTCTCAATCATTATTTAGGATGTTACATTCAGTATAGTTGTTTCATATTGATTAAAACACTAAAACttgcttgtaaaataatgtgtctATCTTTGGTTTGAATAGCACTAATTGGTTTGAACCTTAACGTCACACGACACCTATATTACAGAACATAAAGTAAAATTTTTTTATATACACATCAATTGTGAGTCTATTATGAAgtcttaaaaatattttattgcttgaGGTAAAATGCCATAAACAAAATACCTGAAGAACAAcaaaatgaaatcagatatgaaatcaaaaaaacaTTACCACAATGCATTAACAGAATCAATCAAAAGACCAACAAACAAGATACCATCAACCACATACAAATtaaaaaactcaaaaacaaaatccaacaaaacaatttactaataactaaagcagacaagggaaacacaacagtcataatgaataaagatgaatatataacaaaaacaaaaatttgtATCCAAGATGAAACCTACCAAATCAAGACCAAAGACCCcactaataatattcaaaagaacttTAAAACTCTACTAAAAAACACTCACCTCCTTTTAAatgaacaggaaactacaaaattgATCACCACGAACCCGGGATTACCTACTGCCAAAGCATACCCAAAAATCCATAAAAATAATATTCCTATGAGACcaataataaactacagaccaagccctacttataaattatcacaattcatccaaaaatttctTAAAAAACATTATGCTTTCCAAGCaaagaaaaccataaaaaactcaatagaattttgcaacatCACCAAGAATATAAAAATAGAACACTACCACAAACTAGCAACatatgacataacaaacatgtatcccaatatACCTACACAAAAAACCATAACAATCATTGAATCCAATCTCAAAAACCATAGTAAACTAAGCAagttagaaatagatgaattcataagATTATTACACTTTGCCATCAACAACAACTATTTTAAATTTCACGATACTATATACCACCAacaaggattacccatgggatcaccaatatcaggtatACTAGCTGAAATATACATAGACTACctagaacatcaagaaatccaaaaaatagaaaacattcccttttggtgtagatttgtcgacgatgtATTTACTATAATAGACAACAGACATACTAACGAAAacaaaatcctagaacaactaaataaaatagaccaTCACATAAAATTCACAACGGAAACTGAAAACAATAATAccataaactacttagatatatccataactagacacaacaaccatttaacatacaatatatacaggaaacctacccatacatccaacacaataaaaatagattctacCCACTCACACACCCACAAGAAAGCTGCATACTACAGCATGAT containing:
- the LOC136876276 gene encoding uncharacterized protein CG5098 isoform X1, whose translation is MKANKHTMKCSGGDPSESSYHSLEPSLYSRPPPQPGPAQFDQQHQYDTNYGYYPLNQGNPASGGPYSEQQQQQRNFSSNYTHQQPPHYAPLSPAGLITTGYPYNNHHTGNTSSSQQTHHGMNYNNPQQSIYSSTVSPGHYGSPNHGQHSGYSPSSSQAWAPQQASPADYTHHSGSPQRSVVAGSSPSATPSPAHTPTSPPPSSGGSVMSGQFPAHHLGRHPPIGSPQSAQGHALPTWGHPGAGQSQGMGLHPGSGMGGPQGPGYYPPPHPSMMGPGRGMQGPPQHAHMSSAPGADRHSPHHPVVPGAWNNLGMPVTKAPGSHEVGRGPPASSHPQTNSGTNSGGPGNPLFSLQMLVNQEMNRTPAAAAAQAGSYRGQTPAAAHQQESVDLSPASGEAYQRMPQQSVPIPLTRTDKLPEHSTIRNGSIIASSASVSSTNVTSPPTPLNGEVSSDSGIGSSSGTVPIPGSLPDNSSSVTSDRDILKPKSAVESKSPVSKETVSVIAQTPPREKPKCAPQVVTTVASSSSSSSSSTSPSPSPLNSENKVEKKNDVPSLAPSDSRLDSSKPSPTPGRVTPVPPARPPSVESQERSNPIIRTSAVEQSSVSVESTSVPASSSASLVRQSEDSLSIPSPTQSTPKDSTSPVRSPKSGSLKRTKKVDSILENLVESGSKKLGSVNSGTEQPLQTPVSTVVVAPASVIVSPAVTNEDSSSGFGRDVRTPSPALSPPKSSSVVTPVHKSPTTVREEDVVSPTFSNDDVENGKPRRKRKLDKPIRVSKTSSDAEGTKSSNLDDSNISEESHKHQEAELPVEIKDISVVNAISENKVEQPTEKSVENLADDLSSNTTGVEKTEKNRRRTSSEGSSPSQSPKPANQRIRRKSASDQQDDADALLSALVSDQLDKSIEPKPEVKNAFIEVETELEKMFAGIVETDENIDPHKVEDTSSPISMEVSPTTKALETLTTLGSVSLETKPASSIKRGRPKGSRNGKRRSSESIFGPSSTDSTPKKKKKQQKRPFDDSPGTSQLKKVKRSKLFQGENSSNSRDSPILKKKGSLKSEAAFSRDQAQGTVSYDSGSNTSSSRSRGPVIHVEGPKENPYYVTVINAPSRGEDEEGNEKGGTKKQTSGTARRKNAGYPSDLEYRGKVSRASGKSLGLFSSTLSARYDAHTTDPTWICVFCKRGPHSALGQGGLGSGDLFGPYLVGKEKAEDGGTGSPFIGCEPSADEKDITEEQKRGGKNKRSLRGAEMVEQFRQKMSKKVRRSASIDNTPVLGMVPISPTGSGKDEACFEVWVHEECAVWAAGVHLVGSRIVGLQEAVWGAVRVLCSKCGEGGANVGCVRRGCEWRLHYGCALSQGWDLDEEAYIARCNQHKNGNNPSESVLPT
- the LOC136876276 gene encoding uncharacterized protein CG5098 isoform X4, translating into MGTVRSLGNPASGGPYSEQQQQQRNFSSNYTHQQPPHYAPLSPAGLITTGYPYNNHHTGNTSSSQQTHHGMNYNNPQQSIYSSTVSPGHYGSPNHGQHSGYSPSSSQAWAPQQASPADYTHHSGSPQRSVVAGSSPSATPSPAHTPTSPPPSSGGSVMSGQFPAHHLGRHPPIGSPQSAQGHALPTWGHPGAGQSQGMGLHPGSGMGGPQGPGYYPPPHPSMMGPGRGMQGPPQHAHMSSAPGADRHSPHHPVVPGAWNNLGMPVTKAPGSHEVGRGPPASSHPQTNSGTNSGGPGNPLFSLQMLVNQEMNRTPAAAAAQAGSYRGQTPAAAHQQESVDLSPASGEAYQRMPQQSVPIPLTRTDKLPEHSTIRNGSIIASSASVSSTNVTSPPTPLNGEVSSDSGIGSSSGTVPIPGSLPDNSSSVTSDRDILKPKSAVESKSPVSKETVSVIAQTPPREKPKCAPQVVTTVASSSSSSSSSTSPSPSPLNSENKVEKKNDVPSLAPSDSRLDSSKPSPTPGRVTPVPPARPPSVESQERSNPIIRTSAVEQSSVSVESTSVPASSSASLVRQSEDSLSIPSPTQSTPKDSTSPVRSPKSGSLKRTKKVDSILENLVESGSKKLGSVNSGTEQPLQTPVSTVVVAPASVIVSPAVTNEDSSSGFGRDVRTPSPALSPPKSSSVVTPVHKSPTTVREEDVVSPTFSNDDVENGKPRRKRKLDKPIRVSKTSSDAEGTKSSNLDDSNISEESHKHQEAELPVEIKDISVVNAISENKVEQPTEKSVENLADDLSSNTTGVEKTEKNRRRTSSEGSSPSQSPKPANQRIRRKSASDQQDDADALLSALVSDQLDKSIEPKPEVKNAFIEVETELEKMFAGIVETDENIDPHKVEDTSSPISMEVSPTTKALETLTTLGSVSLETKPASSIKRGRPKGSRNGKRRSSESIFGPSSTDSTPKKKKKQQKRPFDDSPGTSQLKKVKRSKLFQGENSSNSRDSPILKKKGSLKSEAAFSRDQAQGTVSYDSGSNTSSSRSRGPVIHVEGPKENPYYVTVINAPSRGEDEEGNEKGGTKKQTSGTARRKNAGYPSDLEYRGKVSRASGKSLGLFSSTLSARYDAHTTDPTWICVFCKRGPHSALGQGGLGSGDLFGPYLVGKEKAEDGGTGSPFIGCEPSADEKDITEEQKRGGKNKRSLRGAEMVEQFRQKMSKKVRRSASIDNTPVLGMVPISPTGSGKDEACFEVWVHEECAVWAAGVHLVGSRIVGLQEAVWGAVRVLCSKCGEGGANVGCVRRGCEWRLHYGCALSQGWDLDEEAYIARCNQHKNGNNPSESVLPT